From the Gordonia bronchialis DSM 43247 genome, one window contains:
- a CDS encoding MerR family transcriptional regulator: MTEYRIDDLARAAGTTTRNVRGYQDRGLLPRPVRRGRIAIYTDAHLARLKVINDLLKRGFTIRHIGDFLSGMQRGDDLAEVLGLQEVVSEPWSTATSTTMSAADLRDLLNTGNPAHFAQLIEFGLISPDGPQDPPEKYAILDQETVAAYGRLVKLGVALPGILEVHRRLDAEMSAVAATVISAGRRAVTDGHTDGWIPQTQAESDWATELLTELRRAGTVSAHNALDRALDRDMARQLEEYLGEARKARRDPPNEHPITAP; the protein is encoded by the coding sequence GTGACTGAGTATCGGATCGACGATCTCGCGCGCGCCGCAGGCACCACGACCCGCAACGTGCGAGGCTACCAGGACCGCGGGTTGTTACCCCGGCCCGTCCGGCGCGGCCGTATCGCGATCTACACCGACGCGCACCTCGCCCGCCTGAAAGTCATCAACGACCTGCTCAAACGGGGCTTCACCATCCGCCACATCGGCGACTTCCTGTCCGGCATGCAACGCGGTGACGACCTCGCCGAAGTCCTCGGCCTGCAGGAGGTGGTCTCCGAACCCTGGTCCACCGCGACGTCGACGACGATGTCGGCGGCGGATCTGCGCGACCTGCTCAACACCGGCAATCCCGCGCACTTCGCTCAGCTCATCGAATTCGGCCTGATCAGTCCCGACGGCCCGCAGGACCCGCCGGAGAAGTACGCGATTCTCGATCAGGAGACCGTCGCCGCGTACGGACGACTGGTGAAACTGGGCGTCGCACTGCCCGGCATCCTGGAGGTTCACCGCAGGCTCGACGCCGAGATGTCAGCGGTCGCGGCAACCGTGATCTCCGCCGGACGACGTGCCGTCACCGACGGCCATACGGACGGCTGGATTCCCCAGACACAAGCCGAATCCGATTGGGCCACTGAGCTTCTGACAGAGCTTCGACGTGCGGGTACCGTCTCCGCGCACAATGCCCTCGACCGCGCGCTCGACCGCGATATGGCCCGGCAACTCGAGGAGTACCTCGGCGAGGCGCGCAAGGCGCGGCGGGATCCGCCCAACGAGCACCCCATCACCGCCCCCTGA
- the dcd gene encoding dCTP deaminase, with protein MLLSDRDIRAQIADGRLGIEPFDPVLVQPSSVDVRLDGLFRVFNNTRYTHIDPAQRQDELTSLVEPADGEPFVLHPGEFVLGSTLEVCSLPDDLAGRLEGKSSLGRLGLLTHSTAGFIDPGFSGHITLELSNVANLPITLWPGMKIGQLCLIRLSSPAENPYGSAAVGSKYQGQRGPTPSKAYLNFGGSAG; from the coding sequence GTGCTGCTCTCCGATCGCGACATTCGTGCCCAGATCGCCGACGGACGCCTCGGGATCGAGCCCTTCGACCCCGTTCTGGTGCAACCGTCCAGCGTCGACGTACGTCTCGACGGCCTGTTCCGGGTCTTCAACAACACCCGCTACACCCACATCGACCCCGCGCAACGCCAAGATGAGCTGACGAGTCTCGTCGAACCCGCCGACGGCGAGCCGTTTGTGCTGCATCCGGGCGAGTTCGTGCTCGGGTCCACGCTCGAGGTGTGCAGCCTGCCCGACGACCTGGCCGGCCGCCTCGAAGGGAAATCGTCACTGGGGCGGTTGGGTCTGCTCACGCACTCCACCGCCGGCTTCATCGACCCGGGCTTCTCCGGGCACATCACACTCGAGCTGTCCAACGTCGCCAATCTCCCGATCACGTTGTGGCCGGGGATGAAGATTGGGCAGCTGTGTCTCATCCGGCTCAGCAGCCCCGCGGAGAACCCGTACGGCAGCGCTGCGGTCGGATCGAAGTACCAGGGACAACGGGGGCCGACGCCGTCGAAGGCGTATCTCAACTTCGGTGGGTCGGCGGGCTGA
- a CDS encoding DUF222 domain-containing protein: protein MTTTTTPAPATEPAPAAAGSPSTTPWAALPPELLNHIDPAYPHEDDMVALLGGLAEQRRGQAYLAWTQYQTLGVLYDRLVAAREDRDGLLVDGFADAVAHLCGVYAISHFRAQELLNDAIALRDRLPDTFTCLRDGIITADQAHLIITRTDLLEVDNPHTPHIDTDIATTLRGTTGTWKRARLRDMTDRMIFRHDPTLIRERRKDALAGRGVWTDNRGDGTATLTAAMSAENIRLADAAITALAKSACDHDDRTHQQRRADAAFALLTGTRFECHCRRDDCTAVIPDPETIPPADPTIVIHVVCNQAALTPPHNQPDAGEQTDSEQTDSDQQADSGTGDADTDTEVEIGIGFMDGHGIISDDHVRDLAQRPDAVIRPLVPDGTPTNDDGTVTLPAHQPADPYRPSTALDEDVRIRDGYCADAGCERSAWTADLDHVTEYDHHHPHEGGQTTEANLNAKCRFGHIQKTFGDWTDDQYRDPTTGRLVTRYITPSGYIIDGDAETFEDTFPGLRRIIFRPPDTPTRRQRRRKHFDDHTRINPTRRAGTRAANKHARRRAERHRNRSRHNHDHNHNHNGDPPF from the coding sequence GTGACCACCACGACCACACCAGCACCGGCAACCGAACCAGCACCGGCAGCCGCGGGATCACCATCAACCACCCCCTGGGCCGCGTTGCCACCCGAACTGCTCAACCACATCGACCCCGCCTACCCCCACGAAGACGACATGGTCGCCCTCCTCGGCGGCCTGGCCGAACAACGCCGCGGCCAGGCCTACCTCGCCTGGACCCAATACCAAACACTGGGCGTGCTCTACGACCGGTTGGTCGCCGCCCGCGAAGACCGCGACGGCCTCCTCGTCGACGGCTTCGCCGACGCCGTGGCCCACCTCTGCGGCGTCTACGCCATCAGCCACTTTCGCGCCCAAGAACTCCTCAACGACGCCATCGCCCTGCGCGACCGCCTCCCCGACACCTTCACCTGCCTACGCGACGGCATCATCACCGCCGACCAAGCCCACCTCATCATCACCCGCACCGACCTCCTCGAAGTCGACAACCCCCACACCCCCCACATCGACACCGACATCGCCACCACACTGCGCGGCACAACCGGCACCTGGAAACGCGCCCGCCTACGCGACATGACCGACCGCATGATCTTCCGCCACGACCCCACCCTCATCCGCGAACGCCGCAAAGACGCCCTCGCAGGTCGCGGCGTCTGGACCGACAACCGCGGCGACGGCACCGCCACCCTCACCGCCGCCATGTCCGCCGAAAACATCCGCCTCGCCGACGCCGCCATCACCGCCCTGGCGAAGTCGGCCTGCGACCACGACGACCGCACCCACCAACAACGCCGCGCCGACGCGGCCTTCGCCCTACTCACCGGCACCCGGTTCGAATGCCACTGCCGACGCGACGACTGCACCGCCGTCATCCCCGACCCCGAGACCATCCCGCCCGCCGACCCCACCATCGTCATCCACGTCGTCTGCAACCAAGCCGCCCTCACCCCACCCCACAACCAACCCGACGCAGGCGAACAGACCGACAGCGAGCAGACCGACAGCGACCAGCAAGCCGACAGCGGCACCGGCGACGCCGACACCGATACCGAGGTGGAGATCGGTATCGGGTTCATGGACGGACACGGCATCATCTCCGACGACCATGTCCGTGACCTCGCCCAACGCCCCGACGCCGTCATCCGACCCCTCGTCCCCGACGGCACCCCCACCAACGACGACGGCACCGTCACGCTGCCCGCCCATCAACCCGCCGACCCCTACCGGCCCTCCACCGCATTGGATGAAGACGTCCGGATCCGCGATGGTTACTGCGCTGATGCTGGCTGCGAACGCTCCGCCTGGACCGCCGACCTCGACCACGTCACCGAGTACGACCACCACCACCCGCATGAGGGTGGACAAACCACCGAGGCCAACCTCAACGCCAAATGCCGATTCGGGCATATCCAGAAAACCTTCGGCGACTGGACCGACGACCAATACCGCGACCCCACCACCGGCCGACTGGTCACCCGCTACATCACCCCGTCGGGCTACATCATCGACGGGGACGCCGAAACCTTCGAAGACACCTTCCCCGGCCTACGCCGCATCATCTTCCGCCCACCCGACACCCCCACCCGACGCCAACGCCGCCGCAAACACTTCGACGACCACACCCGCATCAACCCCACCCGACGCGCCGGCACCCGCGCCGCAAACAAACACGCCCGCCGCCGCGCCGAACGCCACCGCAACCGCAGCCGCCACAACCACGACCACAACCACAACCACAACGGCGACCCACCCTTCTAA
- a CDS encoding MetQ/NlpA family ABC transporter substrate-binding protein, whose product MPQTSPETTGKSTTGPSTTLDANTNGFDIVRPKRWPWVVGVLVIAALVAGFVIYRNAGGSESANTTAGATLNVVYLDSNPAEQKIIEYVSNNIAGGYGIKVGAVGLGDSNQINRAVSDGTYAGTIFQHRHWLQQVLDANPDFHEEAGTGPIFHWVFGIWSDKYATPQDIPQNAKISLLADPANEAQGIWYLAQAGLITLRPGADVTALTQRDIATNPKNLQFTLLDFGAQPRSLADLDAIVGYAESFLAAGVPEDKLIFAPKSPDEFASILTVGSDYTGTDNIKNLIKAFNDPRVQQFIATDPEVKKLALPAQPVTA is encoded by the coding sequence ATGCCGCAGACATCGCCGGAGACCACGGGGAAATCGACCACCGGGCCATCGACCACCCTGGATGCCAACACCAACGGGTTCGACATCGTCCGCCCCAAGCGCTGGCCGTGGGTCGTGGGTGTGTTGGTGATCGCCGCACTGGTCGCCGGGTTCGTGATCTACCGCAACGCCGGCGGCTCCGAATCGGCGAACACGACGGCCGGGGCCACGTTGAATGTGGTCTACCTCGATTCCAACCCCGCCGAGCAGAAGATCATCGAGTATGTCAGCAACAACATCGCCGGCGGCTACGGCATCAAGGTCGGAGCGGTGGGTCTCGGTGACTCCAACCAGATCAACCGTGCCGTCAGCGACGGCACCTACGCGGGCACCATCTTTCAGCACCGGCACTGGCTACAGCAGGTGCTCGACGCCAATCCCGACTTTCACGAGGAGGCGGGCACCGGGCCGATCTTCCACTGGGTGTTCGGCATCTGGTCGGACAAATATGCGACGCCCCAGGACATTCCGCAGAACGCGAAGATCTCCCTGCTCGCCGACCCGGCCAATGAGGCCCAGGGGATCTGGTATCTGGCGCAGGCGGGACTCATCACGCTGCGGCCCGGTGCCGACGTCACCGCGCTGACCCAGCGCGACATCGCAACCAACCCCAAGAACCTGCAGTTCACGCTGCTCGACTTCGGCGCTCAGCCGCGGTCGCTCGCCGACCTCGACGCCATCGTCGGCTATGCGGAAAGCTTTCTGGCAGCGGGTGTCCCGGAGGACAAACTGATCTTTGCGCCGAAGTCGCCCGACGAGTTCGCGTCGATACTCACGGTGGGAAGCGACTACACGGGGACCGACAACATCAAGAACCTGATCAAGGCTTTCAACGACCCGCGGGTACAGCAGTTCATCGCCACCGACCCGGAGGTCAAGAAGCTGGCGCTGCCCGCGCAGCCGGTGACGGCATGA
- a CDS encoding MBL fold metallo-hydrolase — MNEAHEVVRPGLLTCCRALAGLPVGLAHPRRPDERLLASLTDRGLPDSSTTVEIITLPQRPRMVPTAGIAEGVWQPIRTANLINAFVVRHPEATFLVDPGVCVDVVGRAVAELPWALRVVVTPGRDVIDIRRALVLAEIDETAVDFALPTHLHWDHVAGLLDLPGLPVHLNRPEHTWMMGERLAPQGGVRPALRDRPVTLYDLDGPPILTFTRSLDLFGDRSVILVDLPGHTPASVGILAQTASGPTLLAGDAVWSHLQIDRFRQKASYPGMLADAERDIAWETLHRLYSVRERVAIVPSHDHRTSPLRR, encoded by the coding sequence ATGAACGAGGCCCACGAGGTCGTCCGACCGGGTTTGCTCACGTGCTGCCGGGCCCTCGCCGGCCTACCCGTCGGTCTCGCGCATCCGCGACGACCCGACGAACGCCTCCTGGCCTCTCTGACCGATCGCGGGTTGCCCGATTCGAGCACGACCGTCGAGATCATCACGCTTCCCCAACGACCGCGCATGGTCCCTACCGCCGGGATCGCTGAGGGTGTCTGGCAGCCGATTCGGACCGCCAATCTGATCAACGCCTTCGTCGTCCGGCATCCCGAGGCGACCTTCCTGGTTGACCCCGGTGTCTGTGTCGACGTCGTCGGCCGTGCGGTTGCCGAGTTGCCGTGGGCCCTGCGCGTCGTCGTCACGCCTGGGCGTGACGTCATCGACATCCGGCGCGCACTGGTCCTCGCCGAGATCGACGAGACGGCGGTCGACTTCGCGCTGCCCACCCATCTGCACTGGGATCATGTCGCGGGACTGCTCGATCTTCCCGGCCTACCGGTGCACCTGAATCGGCCGGAGCACACGTGGATGATGGGTGAGCGACTCGCGCCGCAGGGTGGTGTTCGTCCCGCGCTCCGGGATCGGCCGGTGACGCTCTATGACCTCGACGGCCCACCGATCCTGACCTTCACCCGCAGCCTCGACCTCTTCGGCGACCGGTCGGTGATCCTCGTCGACCTGCCCGGGCACACGCCTGCCAGCGTCGGGATCCTGGCTCAGACGGCATCCGGTCCGACCCTGCTCGCCGGCGACGCCGTATGGAGCCATCTCCAGATCGACCGGTTCCGACAGAAGGCGTCTTATCCGGGGATGCTTGCCGACGCCGAACGCGACATCGCGTGGGAGACGCTGCACCGCCTGTATTCGGTGCGTGAGCGCGTGGCTATCGTGCCCAGCCACGACCACCGCACGTCGCCGCTTCGGCGGTGA
- a CDS encoding LLM class flavin-dependent oxidoreductase: MTERQLHFGLNVLSDGMHPAAWQFPDSDPNSFVDPSYWIGIAQLAERGTLDAIFLADSPSLFQPPDAPLTAPPLAVDPIVLLSTLASATSHLGLIGTVSTSFEEPYNLARRFATLDHLSRGRAAWNVVTSSDPYAWDNFGGPGRDDAAPGRADRYARAAEFVEVVTALWDSWDDDAVLGDKHSGAFSRVGAINPIGHRGRFFRVNGPLTLPRGPQGHPVLFQAGGSSSGLDLAARYADGVFAAQASLPDALRNAEEIRRRSVGYGRPRDAVRIMPGLSFVLGSTEEEARRRNDELNALAGERRLAHFVGQLGVDPGELEWDEPLPQWLIDGTHASPGSQGARDIVVNVARRERLTVRELLERVISWHRLVVGSPEQLADAIEEWFVAGAVDGFNLMPDVFPSGLELFVDHVVPILRRRGLFRHEYTATTLRGHLGLDRVPDRSRVERAG; encoded by the coding sequence ATGACCGAGCGGCAGTTGCACTTCGGTCTCAATGTCCTCTCCGATGGGATGCACCCGGCGGCCTGGCAGTTCCCGGACAGCGATCCCAATTCCTTTGTGGACCCGTCCTATTGGATCGGAATCGCGCAGCTCGCCGAGCGGGGCACGCTGGATGCGATCTTCCTTGCCGACTCGCCGTCGCTGTTCCAGCCTCCGGATGCACCGCTGACCGCGCCGCCGCTCGCCGTCGACCCGATCGTGCTGCTGTCGACGCTGGCGTCGGCGACCAGCCATCTCGGCCTCATCGGTACGGTGTCGACGTCTTTCGAGGAGCCCTACAATCTGGCGCGGCGGTTCGCGACGCTCGATCACCTGTCGCGGGGTCGGGCGGCATGGAACGTGGTGACGAGTTCGGACCCCTACGCCTGGGACAACTTCGGCGGACCGGGACGCGACGACGCGGCACCCGGCCGTGCCGACCGCTACGCCCGGGCGGCCGAATTCGTCGAGGTGGTCACCGCCCTGTGGGATTCCTGGGACGACGATGCGGTATTGGGGGACAAGCACTCTGGTGCGTTCAGCCGGGTGGGTGCCATCAACCCGATCGGGCACCGCGGCCGGTTCTTCCGCGTCAACGGGCCGCTGACCCTGCCCCGCGGACCGCAGGGACATCCAGTGCTGTTCCAGGCCGGTGGCTCGAGCAGTGGTCTGGATCTGGCCGCGCGCTACGCCGACGGCGTCTTCGCCGCGCAGGCGTCGCTCCCCGACGCGTTGCGCAATGCGGAGGAGATCCGAAGGCGCAGTGTCGGTTACGGGCGGCCACGCGATGCGGTGCGGATCATGCCGGGGTTGTCGTTTGTGCTGGGCAGCACCGAGGAGGAGGCGCGTCGCCGCAACGACGAGCTGAACGCGCTCGCCGGTGAGCGTCGTCTGGCCCATTTCGTCGGACAGCTCGGCGTCGACCCGGGTGAGCTCGAGTGGGATGAACCGCTGCCGCAGTGGCTGATCGACGGTACGCACGCGTCACCCGGGTCGCAGGGCGCCCGCGATATCGTCGTCAACGTTGCGCGCCGCGAGCGGCTCACCGTGCGCGAACTCCTGGAGCGGGTCATCAGTTGGCATCGGCTGGTCGTCGGATCACCCGAGCAACTCGCCGACGCCATCGAGGAATGGTTTGTCGCCGGTGCCGTCGACGGCTTCAACCTCATGCCCGACGTGTTCCCATCGGGGCTGGAGTTGTTCGTCGACCACGTGGTTCCGATCCTGCGAAGGCGCGGCCTGTTCCGACACGAGTACACCGCCACCACGCTGCGCGGACACCTCGGGTTGGATCGGGTGCCGGATCGGTCGCGGGTGGAGCGGGCGGGCTGA
- a CDS encoding RelA/SpoT domain-containing protein, which produces MIRTERCDPVVSQRLKRVPRIVRKPHRTIGSSSGRTQLARLEDIGGVRAVLQDRTELDRIRRRIERNWRDEFKRTRDYIAVPKEVGYRAVHYVVVRDGRAIEVQLRTRGQQQWADAAESADARLSGVGVNLKDGEGPAEMIEYFAAAGELIFLREYGLEIPSSVHDRFRAARRAVVEAGYYNA; this is translated from the coding sequence ATGATTCGGACTGAACGATGTGACCCTGTCGTCAGTCAACGCTTGAAGCGGGTGCCCCGCATCGTGAGAAAACCTCATCGAACAATCGGTTCATCAAGTGGGCGTACGCAGTTGGCGAGGTTGGAAGACATTGGTGGAGTTCGTGCTGTCCTACAGGACCGGACAGAACTGGACAGAATACGTCGACGCATCGAGCGAAACTGGCGCGACGAGTTCAAACGCACTCGTGATTACATCGCGGTACCCAAAGAGGTTGGGTATCGGGCGGTGCACTACGTCGTCGTGAGAGATGGACGCGCGATCGAGGTCCAACTTCGGACCCGTGGGCAGCAGCAGTGGGCCGACGCTGCCGAATCGGCAGACGCTCGACTGTCGGGCGTCGGTGTAAACCTCAAAGACGGTGAAGGACCCGCGGAGATGATCGAGTACTTCGCAGCGGCGGGTGAATTGATTTTTCTTCGCGAGTATGGTTTGGAGATACCCTCGTCGGTACACGACCGCTTCCGTGCTGCCCGGCGGGCTGTAGTTGAAGCGGGCTACTACAACGCATGA
- a CDS encoding RNA polymerase sigma factor yields MADTEQARESAEATARACYGRLLAMLVAENHDVAAAEDALADAFERALRTWPVEGIPQRPEAWLLTVARNRRRDLWRSAAWRTSVPLDPRLDDRAAQPADTRDRRLELLLVCAHEAIPPAMRTPLMLNTILGYTAAQIGLAFAVPPTTMASRLVRAKKQIRRDRIPFTVPDDHELPDRLAPVLEAIYGAFSIEWPNLSRARQALILGLGEVVADVAPASAEAHGLAAFMCLSSARLAARADVDGRYVPLPQQDPTSWDTALIARGHSHLRAAHRIGEVGRFQLEAAIAAVHCARTPGGETNWPALRRLHVSLQRLAPTVGGAVALAAVVAETDGPAAGLDLLNQLDGADRYQPAWSTRANLLDRVGRADDAVTAYERAIALSTDQSDRDHLTKRRDELAAAQAAQSDR; encoded by the coding sequence ATGGCAGACACCGAGCAGGCGCGGGAGTCGGCCGAGGCCACGGCCCGCGCCTGCTATGGGCGGCTGCTGGCGATGCTGGTCGCCGAGAACCACGATGTCGCCGCCGCCGAAGACGCACTCGCCGACGCCTTCGAACGCGCGCTACGGACCTGGCCGGTCGAGGGAATTCCGCAACGCCCCGAGGCATGGCTACTCACCGTGGCACGCAATCGTCGTCGCGACCTGTGGCGCTCCGCCGCCTGGCGGACGTCGGTCCCACTCGACCCACGGCTCGACGATCGGGCCGCCCAACCCGCCGACACCAGGGACCGTCGCCTCGAACTGCTCCTCGTCTGCGCACACGAGGCGATCCCGCCGGCGATGCGAACGCCGTTGATGCTGAACACGATCCTCGGCTACACCGCCGCGCAGATCGGGCTCGCCTTCGCCGTACCGCCGACCACGATGGCGTCGAGACTCGTGCGCGCCAAGAAGCAGATCAGGCGGGACCGCATTCCCTTCACCGTCCCCGATGATCACGAACTGCCCGACAGACTCGCCCCGGTACTCGAAGCCATCTACGGCGCCTTCAGCATCGAGTGGCCGAATCTGTCGCGCGCCCGCCAGGCGCTCATCCTCGGGCTCGGCGAGGTCGTCGCCGACGTGGCGCCCGCAAGCGCCGAGGCGCACGGACTCGCCGCGTTCATGTGCCTGTCGAGCGCTCGCCTGGCCGCTCGGGCAGACGTCGACGGCCGGTATGTCCCACTGCCGCAACAAGACCCGACTTCCTGGGACACCGCACTGATCGCCCGCGGCCATTCCCATCTGCGTGCCGCGCACCGGATCGGCGAGGTCGGCCGCTTCCAGCTCGAAGCCGCCATCGCCGCCGTGCACTGCGCACGAACACCCGGCGGTGAGACCAATTGGCCGGCGCTCCGCCGACTACACGTCTCCCTGCAACGTCTGGCGCCGACCGTCGGCGGAGCCGTCGCCCTGGCGGCTGTCGTCGCGGAGACCGACGGGCCGGCGGCGGGCCTCGATCTCCTGAACCAGCTCGACGGTGCAGACCGGTATCAACCCGCATGGAGCACGCGCGCCAATCTGCTCGACCGTGTCGGTCGCGCAGACGACGCGGTCACCGCCTACGAACGGGCCATTGCACTGTCGACGGATCAGTCCGACCGCGACCACTTGACCAAACGTCGAGACGAACTCGCCGCAGCACAAGCGGCTCAATCGGACAGATGA
- a CDS encoding UDP-glucose dehydrogenase family protein, producing the protein MKLTVIGCGYLGATHAACMAELGHDVLGVDVDAAKVERLKAGDVPFFEPGLTDILRRNITAGRLAFTTDHREAAAHASVHFLGVGTPQEPRGHAADLSHVNAAVDALVPVLRGDHLIIGKSTVPVGTAASLAQRIAVLAADGVSVELAWSPEFLREGFAVEDTLTPDRIVLGTDPDALESSAAAVIGELYREILETGVPFIETDWATAELVKVSANAFLATKISFINAISELCEVVGADVSTLADAIGHDKRIGRRFLNAGLGFGGGCLPKDIRAFTARADELGARRTLGFLREVDAINMRRRTAMVDLVAQAVGGDVLGRNIAVLGAAFKPESDDVRDSPALSVAGQLALRGASVTVFDPKALENSRRMYPMLGYAATAGEACDRADVVVIATEWAEFVHMSPEELDDVVRAKVIVDGRRCLDPQMWLDAGWTYHAIGGPVTVRGLRPRTPAQASGHTSETLLR; encoded by the coding sequence ATGAAGCTCACCGTCATCGGATGCGGATATCTCGGAGCCACCCACGCGGCCTGTATGGCCGAACTCGGACATGACGTGCTCGGCGTCGACGTGGATGCGGCGAAGGTGGAACGGCTGAAAGCCGGTGACGTGCCGTTCTTCGAGCCCGGACTGACCGACATCCTGCGCCGCAACATCACCGCCGGCCGCCTCGCCTTCACCACCGATCACCGAGAGGCCGCGGCGCATGCGTCGGTGCACTTCCTGGGCGTCGGGACCCCGCAGGAACCGCGTGGGCACGCCGCCGACCTGTCGCACGTCAACGCAGCTGTCGACGCCCTGGTGCCGGTCCTGCGCGGCGACCACCTGATCATCGGGAAGTCGACGGTCCCCGTCGGGACCGCGGCGTCGCTCGCCCAGCGCATCGCGGTACTCGCCGCCGACGGGGTGTCCGTGGAACTGGCGTGGAGTCCGGAGTTCCTGCGTGAGGGATTCGCGGTGGAGGACACCCTGACCCCCGACCGCATCGTGCTCGGCACCGACCCGGACGCGTTGGAGTCGTCGGCCGCCGCGGTGATCGGCGAACTCTACCGGGAGATCCTCGAAACCGGCGTGCCGTTCATCGAAACAGACTGGGCAACAGCCGAACTCGTCAAGGTGTCGGCGAATGCGTTTCTGGCGACCAAGATCTCGTTCATCAACGCGATCAGCGAGCTCTGTGAGGTGGTGGGTGCCGACGTCAGCACCCTCGCCGACGCCATCGGGCACGACAAGCGCATCGGCCGACGATTCCTCAACGCCGGGTTGGGATTCGGTGGCGGCTGTCTGCCCAAGGACATTCGGGCGTTCACCGCGCGCGCCGACGAACTCGGAGCCCGGCGCACCCTGGGATTCCTGCGTGAGGTCGACGCCATCAACATGCGACGACGCACGGCCATGGTCGATTTGGTGGCGCAGGCCGTCGGCGGTGATGTCCTCGGCCGCAACATCGCGGTCCTCGGCGCCGCTTTCAAACCCGAGAGTGACGACGTGCGCGACTCACCGGCGCTCAGCGTCGCCGGGCAACTGGCGCTGCGCGGGGCGTCGGTGACCGTCTTCGACCCGAAGGCGCTGGAGAACTCGCGTCGGATGTATCCGATGCTCGGCTACGCGGCCACCGCCGGTGAGGCCTGCGACCGCGCTGACGTCGTGGTGATCGCCACCGAATGGGCCGAGTTCGTACACATGTCGCCGGAAGAACTCGACGACGTGGTGCGCGCCAAGGTCATCGTCGACGGCCGGCGCTGCCTGGACCCGCAGATGTGGCTCGACGCCGGATGGACCTACCACGCGATCGGAGGGCCGGTCACCGTCCGCGGGCTCCGCCCACGCACGCCTGCGCAGGCGAGCGGGCACACTTCGGAGACCCTCCTGCGCTGA
- a CDS encoding YciI family protein — protein sequence MTRPGGPSSIHPPNCRFTPASIVIKVAADHPAARRWFEEDTMHYALLLNNAEPEPGDVPEQVIREMQEAMAAYTEALHSAGVFVAAEIMEPIAQTKTVTRRDGELRVQDGPFAETRESLAGVFVIDVPDEDAALAWAERHPATQYAVLEVRRVAASCVDGSWAS from the coding sequence ATGACCAGACCTGGCGGACCGAGTTCGATACACCCGCCGAACTGCCGATTCACCCCCGCCTCGATCGTCATCAAGGTAGCGGCCGACCATCCGGCCGCGCGACGATGGTTCGAGGAGGACACCATGCACTACGCACTGCTACTGAACAACGCCGAACCCGAGCCGGGAGATGTCCCCGAGCAAGTCATCCGCGAGATGCAGGAGGCGATGGCCGCTTACACCGAGGCACTGCACTCGGCGGGGGTCTTCGTCGCCGCCGAGATCATGGAGCCGATCGCTCAGACCAAGACGGTGACCCGCCGCGACGGTGAACTGCGCGTCCAGGACGGACCGTTCGCCGAGACGCGCGAATCACTCGCCGGCGTCTTCGTCATCGACGTGCCCGACGAGGACGCCGCATTGGCCTGGGCGGAACGGCATCCCGCCACGCAGTACGCCGTCCTCGAGGTACGACGCGTCGCCGCATCGTGCGTGGACGGCTCCTGGGCGAGCTGA